One part of the Gemmatimonas sp. genome encodes these proteins:
- a CDS encoding cysteine desulfurase family protein yields the protein MSAPVYLDHAATTPVRDEVMAAMVPFFGPRFGNPSSVHRWGREARVALDDARERLAACLGAHPDEVCFTSGGTEGDNFAVLGVYRTLKAQGRTAAVSTPIEHKAVLAAVHQVVHEGGEERLVRVHGSGLVDADHFATLLDERVAVASVMWVNNEVGVIQDIPALAAQAKAVGAVFHTDGVQAFGKVTVDARTQPFDLLTISGHKIGAPKGIGALFIRRDTPLEPMFHGGSQDRGRRPGTENVAFAIGLATAAELVLAEHDAEQTRLLALRAALEAGLRERIPDVVIHGFDAPRAAHVVNVSVPGTNSESMLMALDLRGIACSAGSACQSGSVSASHVLSAMGVAPELANAALRLSLGCLSTPECVTRTVDVLATLADKARAVKNAPVFETVEF from the coding sequence ATGTCCGCCCCCGTCTATCTCGATCACGCTGCCACGACCCCCGTGCGCGACGAGGTCATGGCCGCCATGGTGCCGTTCTTCGGCCCCCGTTTCGGGAACCCCAGCAGTGTGCACCGGTGGGGGCGTGAGGCGCGGGTCGCCCTCGATGACGCGCGTGAGCGCCTGGCGGCCTGCCTTGGCGCACATCCCGACGAGGTCTGCTTCACCTCGGGCGGTACCGAGGGCGACAACTTCGCGGTGCTTGGGGTGTATCGCACCCTCAAGGCGCAGGGGCGTACGGCGGCCGTGTCCACGCCCATCGAGCACAAGGCCGTACTCGCCGCGGTACATCAGGTGGTGCATGAAGGGGGCGAGGAGCGCCTCGTGCGGGTACACGGCAGTGGGCTGGTGGACGCGGATCACTTCGCGACGCTACTGGACGAGCGGGTCGCGGTAGCGAGCGTGATGTGGGTCAACAACGAGGTGGGAGTCATTCAGGACATTCCCGCCCTGGCGGCGCAGGCCAAGGCGGTTGGCGCCGTGTTCCACACGGACGGGGTACAGGCGTTCGGCAAGGTGACGGTCGATGCGCGCACGCAACCGTTCGATCTGCTCACGATCTCGGGGCACAAGATCGGGGCGCCCAAGGGAATCGGGGCGCTCTTCATTCGGCGTGACACTCCCCTGGAACCCATGTTCCATGGCGGGTCGCAGGACCGCGGGCGTCGCCCGGGCACGGAGAACGTGGCCTTCGCCATTGGCCTCGCCACGGCGGCCGAGCTGGTGCTGGCGGAACATGACGCCGAGCAGACGCGATTGCTGGCGTTGCGCGCGGCGCTGGAAGCCGGGTTGCGCGAGCGGATTCCCGACGTGGTGATTCACGGCTTCGATGCCCCGCGCGCGGCGCATGTCGTGAATGTGTCCGTTCCCGGCACCAACAGTGAGTCGATGCTCATGGCGCTCGACCTGCGTGGCATTGCCTGCAGCGCGGGCAGCGCCTGTCAGAGCGGGAGCGTGTCGGCGAGCCACGTGCTGAGCGCCATGGGTGTTGCGCCCGAGCTCGCGAACGCGGCGCTGCGGTTGTCACTCGGCTGTCTCAGCACGCCGGAATGCGTCACGCGTACGGTGGATGTCCTGGCGACGCTCGCCGACAAGGCACGCGCCGTGAAGAATGCGCCGGTGTTCGAGACGGTGGAGTTCTGA
- the mnmA gene encoding tRNA 2-thiouridine(34) synthase MnmA, which translates to MNTPLPPPRIPQKGDRVLVAMSGGVDSSVAAALLVEAGCDVVGVTMKLHGDGADVPDRPCCSLDATSDARRVCETLGIPHYVTNLVDHFGHDVLDDFVQEYARGRTPIPCVRCNTFTKFRDLLDKADAIDARWLATGHYARMGRIGDEAVMLRGMDPSKDQSYFLWGIDRPVLDRLVLPIGTQTKAETREIARRFGLRTAEKIESQDICFVPDGDHVRVIREQLGADAPALQRGPIRLSNGAVVGEHDGFARFTIGQRKGLPGGFGAPMFVVEIVPAERAVVIGPRESLLGRGLEARELNWLYDAPAEGSTVQVQVRNRAAPSPATIVRLDRGGVELALDEPIQAISPGQSLVIYDGDLVLGGGVIERGMKAAPSRRLPLLAG; encoded by the coding sequence ATGAATACCCCGCTGCCCCCCCCGCGCATTCCCCAGAAGGGCGATCGCGTCCTCGTTGCCATGAGCGGCGGCGTGGACTCGAGCGTGGCCGCCGCGTTGCTCGTGGAAGCCGGGTGCGACGTGGTGGGCGTGACGATGAAGCTGCACGGCGACGGGGCCGACGTCCCCGACCGGCCTTGCTGCTCGCTGGATGCCACGAGCGACGCGCGGCGCGTGTGCGAGACGCTGGGCATTCCGCACTACGTGACCAACCTGGTGGATCACTTCGGGCACGATGTGCTCGACGACTTCGTGCAGGAGTACGCGCGCGGACGCACACCCATTCCGTGCGTGCGCTGCAACACGTTCACGAAGTTCCGCGACCTGCTGGACAAGGCCGACGCCATTGACGCGCGCTGGCTGGCCACCGGACACTACGCGCGCATGGGACGCATAGGCGACGAGGCGGTCATGTTGCGTGGCATGGACCCCTCGAAAGATCAGAGCTACTTCCTGTGGGGCATCGACCGCCCCGTGCTCGATCGACTCGTGCTGCCCATCGGTACGCAGACCAAGGCCGAGACGCGCGAGATCGCACGCCGCTTCGGGTTGCGCACCGCTGAAAAGATCGAGAGTCAGGACATCTGCTTCGTACCAGACGGCGATCATGTGCGGGTGATTCGGGAGCAGCTCGGGGCCGATGCGCCGGCGCTGCAGCGCGGGCCGATCCGGTTGTCCAACGGCGCCGTGGTGGGTGAACACGACGGGTTTGCGCGGTTCACGATCGGGCAGCGCAAAGGCCTGCCGGGCGGGTTTGGCGCGCCCATGTTCGTGGTGGAGATCGTCCCCGCGGAGCGTGCCGTGGTGATTGGCCCGCGCGAATCGCTGCTGGGCCGCGGTCTCGAGGCGCGCGAACTCAACTGGCTGTACGACGCACCGGCAGAAGGGAGCACGGTGCAGGTGCAGGTACGCAACCGGGCGGCGCCGTCGCCAGCCACCATCGTGCGACTCGACCGCGGCGGTGTGGAATTGGCGCTCGACGAACCGATTCAGGCGATCAGCCCCGGGCAGTCACTCGTGATCTACGACGGCGACCTGGTGCTGGGCGGCGGTGTGATCGAGCGGGGGATGAAGGCGGCACCGTCGAGGCGGTTGCCGCTGCTGGCGGGGTAA
- a CDS encoding dicarboxylate/amino acid:cation symporter, whose protein sequence is MPDVAPKRSPLRSTGVQVTLGLVAGLALGMLLSRETSPSAFTTSLMPVLDVVGTAWINAVRMTVIPLVVPLLIVGVAGGEDLRATGTVGAQAFGWMLLLLVACAALSTLVSPVWFETLTLDADATARLRATAKIDVPSADALSVRTFILSLIPLNPIKAAADGTLLPVVLFTLLYAFALGQVSDGPRLAQLSFWRGMADTMLVVVRWMLALGGIGIFALAAVLGQKLGTNVLGAIGFYFMVNIVLHLIAVAGIYVVIAVTGRVPVRQFARALVPASVVGMGTRSSLASLPAMVKGATDVLQLPPTATGFVLPLCASVFKLTSAIYWPVGALFIAKLYGIDLSTANLLLVAASSIVLNFSTPGIPSGGMLLQVPLYASIGLPVEGIGILIALDTLPDMFKTLLNVTSDMMVAVMTTADGRAGGAPVG, encoded by the coding sequence ATGCCCGACGTCGCCCCCAAACGCTCACCGCTGCGCTCTACCGGCGTGCAGGTCACCCTCGGGCTCGTCGCCGGCCTCGCGCTGGGCATGCTGCTCTCGCGTGAGACATCGCCGTCGGCGTTCACGACGTCGCTCATGCCGGTGCTCGACGTTGTCGGCACGGCGTGGATCAATGCGGTGCGCATGACGGTCATTCCGCTCGTGGTCCCCCTGCTCATCGTGGGGGTGGCGGGCGGCGAGGACCTGCGTGCAACGGGCACGGTGGGCGCCCAGGCGTTCGGCTGGATGCTCCTGCTGCTCGTCGCCTGCGCGGCGCTCTCCACGCTGGTATCGCCGGTGTGGTTCGAGACGCTCACGCTCGATGCCGACGCCACCGCACGGTTGCGCGCGACGGCCAAGATCGATGTGCCCAGCGCCGACGCGCTGTCGGTCCGCACGTTCATCCTGTCGCTCATTCCGCTCAACCCCATCAAGGCCGCCGCCGACGGCACACTCCTGCCGGTGGTGCTCTTCACGCTGCTGTACGCGTTCGCGCTGGGGCAGGTGAGCGACGGCCCACGCCTCGCCCAGCTGTCGTTCTGGCGCGGCATGGCCGATACGATGCTCGTGGTGGTGCGCTGGATGCTCGCGCTCGGTGGCATCGGCATCTTCGCGCTGGCTGCCGTGCTGGGACAGAAGCTCGGCACCAATGTGCTCGGTGCGATCGGCTTCTACTTCATGGTCAACATCGTGTTGCACCTGATTGCCGTGGCCGGCATCTACGTGGTCATCGCGGTCACGGGGCGGGTGCCGGTGCGGCAATTCGCGCGCGCCCTCGTACCGGCGAGCGTGGTGGGCATGGGGACGCGCAGTTCGCTCGCGAGCCTCCCGGCCATGGTGAAGGGCGCCACCGATGTCCTGCAGCTGCCACCCACGGCCACCGGGTTCGTGCTGCCGCTGTGCGCAAGCGTCTTCAAGCTCACGAGTGCGATCTACTGGCCCGTGGGGGCGCTGTTCATTGCGAAGCTCTACGGCATCGATCTGTCCACCGCCAACCTGCTGCTGGTGGCGGCGTCAAGCATCGTGCTCAACTTCAGCACGCCTGGTATCCCGAGCGGCGGCATGCTGTTGCAGGTGCCGCTCTACGCGAGCATAGGGTTGCCGGTAGAGGGCATCGGCATTCTCATTGCGCTTGATACGCTGCCGGACATGTTCAAGACGCTGCTCAACGTGACGAGCGACATGATGGTGGCGGTCATGACGACGGCGGATGGGCGCGCCGGTGGCGCGCCTGTTGGTTGA
- a CDS encoding J domain-containing protein: MANGTDFYAVLGVSSSATADEIKKQYRRLAKQYHPDTNQNDPKAADRFKEISEAYNVLGDAEKRKEYDDMRRLGAFGGVGFGGARASRPGAGGASRGPGQAGAGTFTDFDVGGIGGLGDLFSSMFGGAAGARNTRSRSSEKGQTIEQTVEVPFRIAAAGGKVPVELEVNEECAICRGSGAAPGAQIKPCGECSGRGVISFGQGSFAVNRPCPVCMGRGSVPTERCGTCRGTGEARARRTVNITVPAGAETGSKVRLRGQGGKGAAGGQAGDLVITFSVLPDRFYKRDGLDLIATVPINIAQATLGSRVSVKTLDGKKVAIRIPAGTSAGRRFKIGGQGIEKEGRKGDLLVEVTITVPESLTEAQEKAMRDFAEASGMKY; this comes from the coding sequence ATGGCCAACGGCACCGATTTCTACGCAGTCCTCGGGGTCTCGTCTTCCGCCACGGCAGACGAGATCAAGAAGCAGTACCGGCGACTCGCGAAGCAGTATCATCCCGACACCAACCAGAACGATCCCAAGGCCGCCGATCGCTTCAAGGAGATCTCCGAGGCGTACAACGTGCTTGGCGACGCCGAGAAGCGGAAAGAGTACGACGACATGCGTCGGCTGGGTGCCTTCGGCGGCGTGGGGTTCGGGGGCGCGCGCGCGTCACGACCGGGCGCCGGCGGGGCCTCGCGCGGTCCGGGTCAGGCGGGTGCCGGCACCTTCACCGATTTCGATGTGGGGGGCATTGGCGGCCTCGGCGATCTCTTCTCGTCGATGTTCGGCGGCGCGGCTGGCGCCCGCAACACCCGCTCTCGCAGCAGCGAAAAGGGGCAGACCATCGAGCAGACGGTCGAGGTCCCCTTTCGTATCGCCGCGGCCGGCGGCAAGGTGCCTGTTGAACTCGAGGTGAACGAAGAGTGCGCCATCTGCCGCGGCAGCGGTGCGGCCCCCGGCGCCCAGATCAAGCCGTGCGGTGAGTGCAGCGGACGCGGGGTCATTTCCTTCGGACAGGGGAGCTTTGCCGTGAATCGCCCCTGTCCGGTGTGCATGGGGCGCGGCAGCGTGCCCACGGAACGCTGCGGCACCTGCCGTGGTACTGGAGAGGCACGGGCGCGTCGCACGGTCAACATTACCGTGCCGGCGGGAGCGGAAACCGGCAGCAAGGTGCGCTTGCGCGGGCAGGGGGGCAAAGGCGCGGCTGGCGGGCAGGCCGGTGATCTGGTGATCACCTTCTCGGTGCTCCCCGATCGCTTCTACAAGCGCGACGGGCTCGATCTCATCGCGACCGTGCCCATCAACATCGCGCAGGCGACGCTGGGCTCACGCGTGAGCGTGAAGACCCTCGACGGGAAGAAGGTGGCCATCCGCATTCCCGCCGGCACATCGGCGGGGCGCCGCTTCAAGATCGGCGGTCAGGGGATCGAGAAGGAGGGGAGGAAAGGCGACCTGCTGGTGGAAGTGACCATCACCGTACCGGAGAGCCTCACGGAGGCCCAGGAGAAGGCGATGCGCGATTTCGCGGAAGCGAGCGGGATGAAGTACTGA
- a CDS encoding nucleotide exchange factor GrpE, with amino-acid sequence MTDPMSTADENLDATLDPHAPAAASAEPMDDRQREIEELKDKHLRLAAEYDNFRRRAVKERQEAGWRAQGEVVRGLIDALDDLTRFANVDPATVDSTTVVNGVILVEKKIFKSLAGHGFEVLDPTGHAFDPALHEAVSTAPAARAEEDGQVAVCFQSGYVINGHVLRPARVVVKQWTGA; translated from the coding sequence ATGACCGATCCCATGTCGACCGCTGACGAGAATCTGGATGCCACGCTCGATCCCCATGCGCCCGCTGCGGCGTCGGCCGAGCCCATGGACGACCGGCAGCGCGAGATCGAAGAGCTGAAGGACAAGCATCTGCGGCTGGCCGCCGAGTACGACAACTTCCGTCGCCGTGCCGTGAAGGAGCGGCAGGAAGCCGGCTGGCGCGCGCAGGGGGAGGTGGTGCGTGGGCTCATCGACGCGCTCGACGACCTGACCCGCTTTGCCAACGTCGATCCGGCCACCGTTGATTCCACCACGGTGGTGAATGGCGTCATCCTCGTCGAAAAGAAGATCTTCAAGTCGCTCGCTGGCCACGGATTCGAGGTGCTCGATCCCACGGGGCATGCGTTCGATCCGGCGCTGCACGAAGCGGTGAGCACGGCCCCCGCCGCGCGAGCCGAGGAGGACGGGCAGGTGGCCGTATGCTTCCAGTCCGGCTACGTGATCAACGGTCACGTGCTGCGCCCCGCGCGCGTCGTCGTGAAGCAGTGGACCGGCGCGTAA
- a CDS encoding competence/damage-inducible protein A yields the protein MNLEIVTIGDELLLGFTIDTNAAHLARELAALGVRIVRRTTCGDDAESIRQAVSEALGRTGAVMTTGGLGPTADDMTKPAIASIFGKGMLMDHGILTALRERWQRRFGHDLPVSNEQQAMVPEGCTILPNRHGSAPGIWLEDAEGRWVIMLPGVPREMRGMLADTVVPTLRDRLPVGGPVIRSRTLRTANIAESALADRLGELARGVNGLSLAYLPGADGVDLRLTSWDRDARATTVALDEAAALVRAKVSRYVYGENDDDLAAIMLAECAARNATLAVAESCTGGMLGMRLTAIPGSSRTVLGGTIAYANGVKTRELGVPAALIDEQGAVSEAVARAMATGVRLRFGSTIGVGITGIAGPDGGTPDKPVGTVWVAVDVDGDVHAVRAVLPGDRHEIRWRAAQLALDRLRKAFLREQQSEGWTARG from the coding sequence ATGAACCTGGAGATCGTCACTATCGGCGACGAGCTGCTGCTCGGCTTCACCATCGATACCAACGCCGCGCATCTGGCCCGTGAGCTGGCGGCGCTCGGTGTACGCATCGTGCGGCGCACGACCTGCGGCGACGATGCGGAGAGCATCCGCCAGGCGGTCAGCGAGGCCCTTGGGCGCACCGGGGCGGTCATGACGACCGGCGGCCTCGGGCCCACGGCCGACGACATGACCAAGCCGGCCATTGCCTCAATCTTCGGCAAGGGCATGCTCATGGACCACGGCATTCTCACCGCGCTGCGCGAACGCTGGCAGCGGCGATTCGGCCATGACCTGCCGGTGAGCAACGAGCAGCAGGCCATGGTGCCGGAAGGATGCACCATTCTCCCCAATCGGCATGGCAGCGCCCCCGGGATCTGGCTCGAGGATGCAGAGGGCCGGTGGGTGATCATGCTGCCTGGCGTTCCGCGGGAGATGCGCGGGATGCTGGCCGACACCGTCGTGCCCACACTCCGCGATCGGCTCCCGGTGGGCGGCCCGGTCATTCGCAGTCGAACGTTGCGCACCGCCAACATCGCCGAGTCGGCGCTGGCCGACCGGCTGGGCGAGCTGGCGCGCGGCGTCAACGGCCTGTCGCTTGCCTATCTGCCAGGGGCGGACGGCGTTGATCTCCGCCTCACGAGCTGGGACCGCGACGCGCGGGCCACCACGGTGGCGCTCGATGAGGCCGCCGCCCTCGTGCGGGCCAAGGTATCACGCTACGTGTACGGCGAGAACGACGACGATCTGGCGGCCATCATGCTGGCCGAGTGTGCCGCGCGGAACGCCACCCTGGCCGTGGCGGAGAGCTGTACGGGGGGGATGCTCGGCATGCGACTCACGGCGATACCCGGATCCAGCCGTACGGTGCTGGGGGGAACCATTGCCTATGCCAACGGGGTAAAGACTCGTGAGCTCGGGGTGCCGGCGGCACTCATCGACGAGCAGGGCGCCGTGAGTGAAGCGGTGGCGCGGGCCATGGCCACGGGGGTGCGGCTGCGCTTCGGGAGTACCATCGGCGTGGGCATCACCGGCATCGCGGGGCCGGACGGCGGCACGCCGGACAAACCGGTCGGGACCGTGTGGGTCGCCGTCGACGTGGATGGTGACGTCCACGCGGTGCGCGCGGTGCTGCCGGGGGACCGGCACGAAATCCGCTGGAGAGCGGCACAGCTGGCGCTGGACCGGCTTCGCAAGGCCTTCCTGCGGGAGCAGCAGTCCGAAGGCTGGACCGCCCGCGGGTGA
- a CDS encoding GxxExxY protein, with product MAADFTHAEITASVIDAAVRLHQELGPGMLESAYELLLADELSRRGHEVERQRTVRIVHRGRTVDRAFRIDLLVDRLVVVEVKCSERHSPVYRRQLLTYLRLMKLEVGLMLNFGLPTMKAGIARVINTQAR from the coding sequence ATGGCAGCGGACTTCACACACGCCGAGATCACGGCTTCGGTCATCGATGCGGCCGTACGCCTGCATCAGGAGCTTGGGCCAGGAATGCTGGAATCGGCGTACGAGTTGCTTCTGGCGGACGAGCTGTCGCGACGGGGCCACGAGGTCGAACGCCAGCGAACGGTGCGCATCGTTCACCGTGGTCGAACTGTCGACAGAGCGTTCCGAATTGACCTGCTCGTTGACCGTCTCGTGGTGGTAGAGGTGAAGTGCAGCGAACGACACTCACCGGTCTACAGACGCCAGCTGCTCACCTACCTGCGACTGATGAAGCTGGAGGTCGGACTGATGCTCAACTTCGGCCTGCCCACCATGAAGGCGGGCATTGCACGCGTGATCAACACGCAGGCAAGGTAG
- a CDS encoding CDP-alcohol phosphatidyltransferase family protein, producing the protein MNLPNAITVGRIALTPLIAWLPFTTSWSARLFAFVLFLIAAVTDYWDGHLARSRNLVTDLGRLLDPLADKLLLLATLIPMYLLQRHHAFVEAGDGVSSPFLFELPFGKVSLPLWIVLVVLGREAFMTVFRQIAARRGLVIAAIGPAKWKTTFQSIWMGAAYFWFFAITLAEHRGWLADGAWRAFALFNGFVGVLSMVGAVALTLYSLWLYMRRYGGQVLRAA; encoded by the coding sequence GTGAACCTTCCCAACGCAATCACCGTGGGCCGCATCGCCCTGACGCCGCTGATTGCGTGGTTGCCGTTCACCACCTCGTGGTCCGCCCGGCTGTTTGCGTTCGTGCTGTTCCTCATTGCCGCCGTGACCGACTACTGGGACGGCCATCTGGCGCGTTCGCGCAACCTCGTCACCGACCTCGGCCGCCTGCTGGATCCGCTCGCCGACAAGCTGCTGCTGTTGGCGACGCTCATTCCCATGTACCTGCTGCAGCGCCACCACGCCTTCGTGGAGGCCGGTGATGGGGTGTCGAGTCCGTTTCTCTTCGAACTGCCCTTCGGCAAGGTGTCATTGCCGCTGTGGATCGTGCTCGTGGTGCTGGGGCGCGAAGCGTTCATGACGGTGTTTCGGCAGATCGCGGCGCGCCGCGGGCTGGTCATTGCCGCCATCGGCCCGGCCAAGTGGAAGACCACCTTCCAGAGCATCTGGATGGGCGCGGCGTACTTCTGGTTCTTTGCCATCACGCTGGCCGAGCATCGCGGATGGCTCGCCGACGGCGCCTGGCGCGCCTTCGCCCTGTTCAATGGCTTCGTGGGGGTGCTCAGCATGGTCGGCGCCGTGGCGCTGACGCTCTACTCCCTGTGGCTGTACATGCGCCGCTACGGCGGGCAGGTGCTGCGCGCGGCCTAG
- a CDS encoding ADP-ribosylation factor-like protein — MSMINYASREINCKIVFYGPGLGGKTTNLEYVYGKVSPSTRGKLISLATETERTLFFDFLPVDLGTIRGFKTRFHLYTVPGQVYYNASRKLILKGVDGVVFVADSQTERAEANLESMQNLYDNMAAYGYDLTRMPFVIQYNKRDLPNAASVADLQAMLNPGWEVTDPSRMRPLADPFRPGEYLVGQLPTGEWVERVPYFEAVAVTGDGVFDTLKAVSKLVLKTLA, encoded by the coding sequence ATGTCGATGATCAACTATGCGTCCCGCGAGATCAACTGCAAGATCGTGTTCTACGGTCCCGGTCTCGGCGGCAAGACGACCAATCTCGAGTACGTCTACGGCAAGGTGTCGCCGAGCACGCGCGGCAAGCTCATCTCGCTGGCCACGGAAACCGAGCGGACGCTGTTTTTCGATTTCCTGCCGGTCGACCTGGGAACGATCCGGGGCTTCAAGACCCGCTTTCACCTCTATACCGTGCCGGGGCAGGTCTACTACAATGCGTCACGCAAGCTCATCTTGAAGGGCGTGGACGGGGTGGTGTTCGTCGCCGACTCACAGACCGAGCGCGCCGAAGCCAATCTTGAGTCCATGCAGAACCTGTATGACAACATGGCGGCGTACGGGTACGACCTCACCCGCATGCCGTTCGTCATCCAGTACAACAAGCGCGATCTTCCCAACGCGGCGTCGGTGGCCGATCTGCAGGCCATGCTGAATCCCGGCTGGGAGGTTACGGATCCGTCGCGGATGCGTCCGCTGGCGGATCCGTTCCGCCCGGGTGAGTATCTGGTGGGCCAGTTGCCCACCGGGGAATGGGTGGAGCGTGTACCGTACTTCGAAGCGGTCGCCGTTACCGGCGATGGCGTCTTCGATACTCTCAAAGCCGTTTCCAAGCTGGTGCTGAAGACGCTCGCCTGA
- a CDS encoding roadblock/LC7 domain-containing protein has protein sequence MPIGAATWSFTEDDFGAITITLQRFLYDAKARCALLVDRSGQLVATVGEPPNFDATAFATLTAADFSANDQLARLIGESDFNVLFHQGERESMYLADIARRVILVVLFDNRTTLGLVRLRMKAAVDELTRIFEGVFARGNVRDAAPPGFLAGAEDEIDRLFQ, from the coding sequence ATGCCCATTGGCGCCGCCACCTGGTCGTTCACTGAGGACGACTTCGGGGCCATCACGATCACCCTGCAGCGTTTCCTGTACGACGCCAAAGCGCGCTGCGCGCTGCTCGTCGACCGCAGCGGGCAACTCGTCGCCACCGTTGGCGAACCCCCCAACTTCGATGCGACGGCCTTCGCCACGCTGACCGCCGCCGACTTCAGCGCCAACGACCAGCTCGCGCGTCTGATCGGCGAAAGCGATTTCAATGTGCTCTTCCATCAGGGCGAGCGCGAATCGATGTATCTCGCCGACATCGCGCGCCGCGTCATCCTGGTGGTGCTCTTCGACAACCGTACCACCCTGGGACTGGTGCGGTTGCGCATGAAGGCCGCAGTGGACGAACTCACGCGCATATTCGAGGGGGTCTTCGCGCGCGGTAATGTGCGCGATGCGGCGCCCCCCGGCTTTCTCGCCGGTGCCGAAGACGAGATCGACCGCTTGTTTCAGTAA